The Pseudomonas sp. TH06 genome has a window encoding:
- a CDS encoding FAD-binding and (Fe-S)-binding domain-containing protein has product MTLPATFLRDAQQLIPADRRFDDPLSTLAFGTDASFYRLIPKLVIRVESEDEVVALLQLAQRDQVAVTFRAAGTSLSGQAISDSVLIVLGDNWNAREIRGQGMQIRLQPGVIGAQANAWLAPFGRKIGPDPASINACKIGGIVANNASGMCCGTAQNTYHTLAGIRLVLADGTRLDTEDAASVAAFRSSHGELLERLATLGRETRANAELAARIRYKYRLKNTTGLSLNALVDFDEPVDILSHLLVGSEGTLGFISAVTYDTVIDHPNKASALIVFPDVETCCNAVTVLKSQPVSAVELLDRRSLRSVQNKPGMPAFVQQLSNNACALLIESRAASASLLQEQLVQIMVSLNRFPVEKRVDFTEDPAENAKLWAIRKDTFPAVGAVRKTGTTVIIEDVTFPVEQLAIGVNRLIELFDKHSYDEAILFGHALEGNLHFVFTQGFNSAEEVARYQAFMDDVAQLVAVEFGGSLKAEHGTGRNMAPFVELEWGSDAYQLMWQLKRLLDPNGILNPDVVLSEDPQIHLKHLKPLPAADEIVDKCIECGFCEPVCPSKGLTLSPRQRIVIWRDIQAKKRAGIDTSELETAYEYQGIDTCAATGLCAQRCPVGINTGDLVKKLRGRHATHQKTADWIEGNFARTLQGARFTLHVANGARMLLGAPRLARFSATLTRLSKGQVPLWTNAMPQPEKAIRFSPSVSDERPRVVYLAACVSRVMGPAAGDKEQMSLYDKTRGLLEKAGYQVVFPDNQDNLCCGQPFASKGYAEQAEHKRQELIGALLHASRGGLDPIYCDTSPCTLRLVQDVGDVRLDLYDPVRFIRTHLLDRLDFTPQDAPIAVHVTCSTQHLGESQALIDLARKCSKNVVIPEGIHCCGFAGDKGFTTPELNSHSLRTLKEAVQHCSEGISTSRTCEIGLTQHGGIDYHGLVYLVDRVTQAKAG; this is encoded by the coding sequence ATGACGTTACCGGCGACTTTCCTGCGCGATGCGCAACAACTGATTCCGGCCGACCGCCGCTTCGACGATCCGCTATCAACCCTGGCCTTCGGCACCGACGCGAGTTTTTATCGACTGATCCCGAAACTGGTGATCCGCGTCGAGTCCGAAGATGAAGTTGTGGCGTTGCTGCAACTGGCCCAGCGCGATCAGGTCGCGGTGACCTTCCGTGCGGCGGGCACCAGCCTGTCTGGGCAGGCCATCAGCGACTCCGTCCTGATTGTGCTTGGGGATAACTGGAACGCCCGCGAAATTCGTGGCCAGGGCATGCAAATCCGCCTGCAACCGGGGGTTATCGGCGCGCAAGCCAACGCGTGGCTGGCACCGTTCGGGCGCAAGATCGGCCCGGACCCGGCCTCGATCAACGCCTGCAAGATCGGCGGCATCGTCGCCAACAACGCCAGCGGCATGTGCTGCGGCACTGCGCAGAATACCTATCACACGCTGGCGGGCATTCGTCTGGTGCTGGCCGATGGCACGCGGCTCGATACCGAAGACGCCGCCAGTGTCGCGGCATTTCGCAGCAGTCACGGTGAACTGCTGGAGCGTTTGGCGACTTTGGGCCGCGAGACCCGCGCCAATGCTGAATTGGCTGCGCGAATCCGCTACAAATATCGTCTGAAAAATACCACCGGCCTGTCGCTCAATGCCTTGGTGGATTTCGATGAGCCTGTGGATATCTTGAGCCACTTGCTGGTTGGCTCCGAAGGCACGCTTGGCTTTATCAGTGCGGTGACGTACGACACCGTGATTGATCACCCGAACAAAGCTTCGGCGCTGATTGTGTTCCCGGATGTGGAAACCTGCTGCAACGCGGTCACCGTGCTGAAAAGCCAACCGGTGTCGGCGGTGGAACTACTGGATCGCCGCAGCTTGCGCTCGGTACAGAACAAACCGGGCATGCCCGCTTTCGTACAACAACTGTCGAATAATGCTTGTGCATTACTGATCGAATCCCGCGCGGCCTCCGCCTCGCTGCTCCAGGAGCAACTGGTGCAGATCATGGTCTCGCTCAACCGCTTTCCCGTGGAGAAACGCGTCGACTTCACTGAAGACCCTGCCGAGAACGCCAAGCTTTGGGCGATCCGCAAAGACACCTTCCCGGCAGTCGGTGCCGTACGCAAAACCGGCACCACGGTGATCATCGAAGACGTGACCTTCCCGGTCGAGCAACTGGCCATCGGCGTAAATCGCTTGATCGAGTTGTTCGACAAACACTCCTACGACGAAGCGATCCTTTTCGGACACGCCCTGGAAGGCAATCTGCACTTCGTCTTCACCCAAGGCTTCAACAGCGCGGAAGAAGTCGCACGCTATCAGGCGTTCATGGACGATGTCGCGCAATTGGTGGCAGTGGAATTCGGCGGTTCACTCAAGGCTGAACACGGGACCGGACGTAACATGGCGCCCTTCGTGGAGCTGGAATGGGGCAGCGACGCCTATCAATTGATGTGGCAGCTCAAACGTCTGCTCGACCCGAATGGCATCCTCAATCCGGACGTGGTGCTCAGCGAAGATCCGCAGATCCACCTCAAGCACCTGAAACCACTGCCGGCAGCCGACGAGATTGTCGACAAGTGCATCGAGTGCGGCTTCTGCGAACCGGTCTGCCCATCAAAAGGCCTGACCCTGAGCCCGCGCCAGCGCATCGTCATCTGGCGGGATATTCAGGCGAAGAAGCGCGCCGGCATCGACACCTCCGAACTGGAAACAGCCTACGAGTACCAAGGCATCGACACCTGCGCCGCGACCGGTTTGTGCGCGCAACGTTGCCCTGTAGGCATCAATACCGGCGACCTGGTGAAAAAGCTCCGTGGCCGTCACGCAACGCATCAGAAAACCGCCGACTGGATCGAAGGAAATTTCGCCAGGACGCTGCAAGGGGCACGCTTCACCCTGCATGTCGCCAATGGTGCGCGGATGCTGCTGGGCGCGCCGCGCCTGGCCAGGTTCTCGGCGACGCTGACGCGATTGTCCAAGGGCCAGGTGCCGTTGTGGACGAATGCGATGCCGCAACCGGAAAAGGCTATCCGATTCAGCCCGAGCGTGTCGGACGAACGCCCGCGCGTGGTTTATCTGGCGGCGTGCGTGTCGCGGGTGATGGGGCCGGCGGCGGGTGATAAAGAACAGATGTCGCTGTACGACAAAACCCGTGGCCTGCTGGAAAAGGCCGGTTACCAAGTAGTCTTTCCCGACAATCAGGACAACCTTTGCTGCGGTCAGCCTTTCGCCTCCAAAGGCTATGCCGAACAGGCCGAACACAAGCGCCAGGAGTTGATCGGCGCATTGCTGCACGCCAGTCGCGGCGGGCTTGATCCGATCTATTGCGATACCAGTCCGTGCACGCTGCGGCTGGTGCAGGATGTCGGCGATGTTCGCCTGGACCTGTACGACCCGGTGCGCTTCATCCGTACGCATCTGCTTGATCGACTGGATTTCACCCCACAGGACGCGCCGATAGCCGTGCATGTGACCTGCAGCACCCAGCATCTGGGCGAAAGTCAGGCGCTGATCGATCTGGCGCGCAAATGCAGCAAGAACGTGGTCATCCCCGAAGGCATTCACTGCTGCGGGTTTGCCGGTGACAAGGGCTTTACCACGCCAGAGCTGAACAGCCATTCACTGCGCACACTCAAGGAGGCGGTGCAGCATTGCAGCGAGGGCATTTCCACTAGCCGGACGTGTGAGATCGGTCTGACGCAGCATGGTGGAATCGACTACCACGGTCTGGTGTATCTGGTGGATCGGGTGACCCAGGCAAAGGCCGGCTGA
- a CDS encoding integrase domain-containing protein, giving the protein MPTNATRLSDRQLKAVKATGKDFVLSDGDGLQLRVRASGSMIWNFNYREPLTRRRINMALGPYPDLSLANARKKAAEARELLALGTDPKTQRDEVRQAKLAETEHTFEKVATAWFELKKDSVTKAYAEDIWRSLTLHVFPSMKTTPLSQITAPMVIKILRPIEAKGSLETVKRLSQRLNEIMTYGVNSGLIFANPLNGIRAVFKKPKKENMAALPPEELPELMMEIANASIKRTTRCLIEWQLHTMTRPAEAATTRWADIDFDKRIWTIPPERMKKRRPHTIPLSDHALALLEALKSHSGHREYVFPADRNPRTHANSQTANMALKRMGFQDRLVSHGMRSMASTILNEHGWDPELIEVALAHVDKDEVRSAYNRADYIERRRPMMAWWSEHIQKAATGSLSASAINQIRDNNVVPIR; this is encoded by the coding sequence ATGCCTACTAACGCAACCCGCCTCTCCGATCGCCAGCTCAAGGCGGTTAAGGCAACTGGTAAAGATTTCGTCCTCAGCGACGGCGATGGCTTACAGCTTCGAGTCCGCGCGAGCGGCTCAATGATCTGGAATTTCAATTACCGCGAGCCCCTGACCAGACGCCGTATCAATATGGCGCTCGGTCCCTACCCCGATCTTTCGCTAGCCAACGCCCGGAAGAAAGCCGCAGAGGCGCGTGAGCTGCTCGCTTTGGGCACTGATCCCAAAACCCAGCGTGATGAGGTAAGGCAAGCCAAACTTGCTGAGACTGAACACACTTTCGAGAAGGTGGCCACGGCCTGGTTCGAGCTGAAGAAAGACTCCGTAACCAAAGCCTACGCCGAAGACATTTGGAGATCGCTGACGCTTCATGTTTTCCCAAGTATGAAAACAACGCCGCTCTCTCAAATCACTGCTCCGATGGTTATAAAGATCCTTCGTCCAATTGAGGCTAAAGGGAGCCTCGAAACCGTGAAACGATTGAGCCAACGACTCAACGAAATCATGACCTACGGGGTCAACTCCGGGCTGATATTCGCGAACCCCCTCAATGGAATTCGGGCGGTGTTCAAGAAACCCAAGAAAGAGAACATGGCTGCGCTACCACCTGAGGAGCTTCCCGAGCTCATGATGGAAATCGCGAACGCCAGCATCAAGCGCACGACCCGCTGCCTGATCGAATGGCAACTGCACACGATGACCCGCCCTGCCGAAGCAGCTACCACACGATGGGCAGATATCGACTTCGACAAGCGCATTTGGACCATTCCGCCAGAGCGCATGAAAAAGCGTCGCCCGCACACCATCCCGCTGTCCGACCATGCACTCGCGCTGCTGGAGGCCCTCAAGTCCCATAGCGGGCACAGGGAATACGTGTTCCCGGCAGACAGAAACCCACGCACCCACGCCAACAGCCAGACTGCCAACATGGCGTTAAAACGCATGGGCTTCCAGGACCGCTTGGTCAGCCACGGCATGCGCTCAATGGCCAGCACCATCCTGAACGAGCACGGCTGGGACCCCGAGCTGATCGAAGTTGCCCTTGCCCATGTCGACAAGGATGAAGTTCGAAGTGCCTATAACCGGGCAGATTACATCGAACGCCGACGCCCGATGATGGCTTGGTGGAGTGAGCATATTCAGAAGGCGGCAACGGGCAGTCTGTCGGCATCTGCGATCAATCAAATTAGAGACAATAATGTCGTGCCTATACGCTGA
- a CDS encoding UvrD-helicase domain-containing protein produces the protein MEFRIADTFTTSLARLTGDEQKATKTTAFDLQVDPSGKGMSFHKLERAKDPNFWSVRVSRDIRVIVHKTTGSLLLCYVDHHDRAYQWAERRKLEVHPTTGAAQLVEIRERVEEILVPKYVENNTPAKPHKPKLFAKYSEAKLLAYGVPQEWLVDVMATDEDSLLQLADHLPVEAAEALLELATGGTPALPEVADKGADPFQHPDAQRRFRVMSDMDELARALEYPWDKWTVFLHPAQRQLVDRSYNGAARVSGSAGTGKTVVALHRAVHLARKDEDARVLLSTFSDTLANALRGNLYRLIWNTPKLGERIDVAAMDAIGIRLYAAEFGKPTFASRDEISSLLKAAAAQFPGLKANATFLLSEWDDVVDSLQAHEWEAYRDAKRLGRKTRLPEAQRALYWQAFAQVQKQLKQAGKITTAEMFAKLAEVMPNRKHPVFDCIVVDEAQDISVQQLRFLAAIAGNRANALFFAGDLGQRIFQTPFSWKSVGVDVRGRSRTLNINYRTSHQIRSQADRLLDPEVSDVDGNVESRKGTISVFNGPEPTIRGYIDADTESQAVGVWLRQCNGFGVLPQEIGIFVRSEDELSRAKAAVKAAGLKGRVLGKDMATEEGFVSITTMHLAKGMEFRVVAVMACDDEIIPSQMRIDTAADEVELTEIYNTERQLLYVACTRARDQLYVSAVQPESEFLQDLMQK, from the coding sequence ATGGAATTCCGCATCGCTGATACGTTTACCACCAGCCTCGCCCGCTTGACCGGCGATGAGCAGAAGGCAACCAAGACCACCGCGTTCGATTTGCAGGTTGATCCGAGTGGCAAAGGCATGAGCTTTCACAAGCTCGAAAGAGCTAAAGACCCGAATTTTTGGTCGGTGCGAGTCAGTCGCGACATACGTGTGATCGTCCATAAGACAACGGGCAGCCTGCTGCTGTGCTACGTCGACCACCACGACAGGGCCTATCAATGGGCCGAGCGACGCAAGCTTGAAGTACATCCGACTACCGGCGCAGCGCAGCTCGTCGAAATCCGTGAGCGTGTTGAAGAAATTCTCGTTCCTAAGTACGTAGAGAACAATACGCCGGCAAAGCCTCATAAGCCGAAGCTATTCGCAAAATATAGCGAGGCTAAATTACTAGCCTATGGAGTCCCGCAGGAATGGCTTGTCGACGTGATGGCTACCGACGAGGATTCGCTGCTGCAACTAGCCGACCATCTGCCCGTAGAAGCGGCCGAAGCGCTACTCGAATTGGCAACAGGTGGCACACCAGCATTGCCGGAAGTGGCGGATAAAGGGGCTGATCCATTCCAACATCCGGATGCACAGCGTCGCTTCCGCGTCATGTCCGATATGGACGAGCTAGCCCGTGCCTTAGAGTACCCGTGGGACAAGTGGACGGTGTTCCTGCACCCGGCACAGCGTCAACTGGTCGATCGAAGTTACAACGGTGCGGCGCGTGTGTCCGGCTCAGCCGGCACCGGCAAGACCGTAGTTGCCTTGCACCGCGCAGTTCATCTCGCCCGTAAGGATGAGGACGCCCGCGTGCTGCTTTCCACGTTCTCGGATACTCTGGCCAACGCGCTGCGAGGCAATTTATACCGGCTGATCTGGAATACTCCCAAGCTCGGCGAACGCATCGACGTGGCTGCGATGGACGCCATCGGAATTCGCTTATATGCGGCGGAGTTCGGTAAGCCTACATTCGCTAGCCGCGATGAAATTTCCTCACTGCTTAAAGCTGCTGCTGCGCAGTTCCCTGGTCTGAAAGCCAATGCTACGTTCTTGCTGTCCGAATGGGATGATGTAGTGGACAGCTTGCAGGCCCATGAATGGGAGGCTTACAGGGACGCCAAGCGGCTTGGCCGAAAGACCCGTTTGCCTGAAGCGCAGCGCGCCTTGTATTGGCAAGCGTTCGCTCAGGTGCAGAAGCAGTTGAAACAAGCCGGCAAGATCACTACCGCAGAAATGTTCGCCAAGCTTGCTGAAGTCATGCCAAACCGTAAGCATCCGGTGTTTGATTGCATCGTGGTAGATGAGGCTCAGGACATCAGCGTGCAGCAACTGCGCTTCCTCGCAGCGATTGCCGGCAACCGCGCCAACGCACTCTTTTTCGCGGGGGACCTAGGCCAACGCATTTTCCAAACCCCGTTCTCGTGGAAATCTGTGGGTGTGGATGTGCGCGGTCGCTCACGTACGCTCAATATCAATTACCGCACCTCACATCAAATTCGCTCGCAGGCTGACCGCCTGCTCGACCCCGAGGTATCCGACGTAGACGGCAATGTCGAAAGCCGTAAGGGTACGATTTCCGTGTTCAATGGGCCGGAGCCAACCATTCGCGGCTATATCGATGCAGATACAGAAAGCCAGGCCGTTGGCGTATGGTTGAGGCAATGCAACGGCTTTGGAGTACTGCCGCAGGAAATTGGCATCTTTGTCCGATCTGAAGACGAACTCTCACGCGCAAAGGCGGCGGTAAAGGCTGCTGGCCTAAAAGGACGTGTGCTTGGCAAGGATATGGCAACGGAAGAAGGATTTGTAAGCATCACCACCATGCATTTGGCCAAAGGTATGGAATTTCGGGTGGTCGCGGTGATGGCTTGCGATGATGAAATCATTCCTTCACAAATGCGCATCGACACTGCTGCCGACGAGGTCGAGCTGACCGAAATCTATAACACCGAACGCCAGTTGCTGTATGTGGCTTGCACCCGTGCCCGCGATCAACTGTATGTTTCGGCTGTCCAGCCGGAGTCGGAGTTTCTGCAGGATTTGATGCAAAAATAG
- a CDS encoding DNA methyltransferase, whose product MATKRTQQPGKSVEQLTHTEAKRKNIPTVEHQSVMQHHEQAPIKVRYTRGNNGMDDEKVQRNRDLDPQLIWRGKDQQDWSDLVVNAPPLYIQEKVKPKVLIDDLRRQTEGRREAAEPQAGTLDLFGDFNGLPEGADRTEFYQHEGHWQNRMILGDSLQVMASLAEREGLRGKVQCIYFDPPYGIKFNSNFQWSTTSRDVKDGNAGHITREPEQVKAFRDTWRDGIHSYLTYLRDRMIVARDLLTESGSIFLQIGDENVHRVRVLLDEIFGEDNFISMIQVQKTGSQSSSLLANTVDFVLWYARSKEKVKYRQLYTQRTAGHVSSDRYDQIELEDGEERRLKRDELERKVEIPPGRIFQQTSLISSGQASSEQIFEFRDKPYRSGASNHWKTTIAGLGVLAKAGRVVAGASTLRYKRYLNDFSVLPIADRWESLQIGTGLIYVVQTATSVVERCLLMASDPGDLVLDPTCGSGTTAYVAEQWGRRWITVDTSRVALALARARIMGARYPFYLLADSPEGQRKEAVIIRGIPSSSSTYGNIVHGFVYERVSRITLKSIANNAEIEVIWDKFQQVLEPLRVALNKALGKQWREWEIPREIGAKWSDAAKKLHRDWWQQRIARQKEIDASIDAKADSEFLYDKPYADKKRVRVAGPFTVESLSPHRVLGVDEEDNLIDHVAETQAEYGQDFVSLILSNLRSAGVQQAHKSDKIEFTSLKPWPGELVCAEGHYLENGQVKRAGILVGPEFGTISRADLVDAAREAGDANFDVLIACAFNYDAPASEFSKLGRINVLKARMNADLHMAEDLKNTGKGNLFVIFGEPDVDVLDTQGRSIRSYDGKRDVIEVPADGQLVVRINGVDVFHPSTGEVRSDGADGIACWFLDTDYNEESFFVRHAYFLGANDPYKALKTTLKAEIDPDAWATLNSDTSRPFPKPSNGRFAVKVINHLGDEVMKVFKVN is encoded by the coding sequence ATGGCGACCAAGAGAACGCAGCAGCCCGGCAAGAGCGTTGAACAGCTCACGCACACTGAAGCTAAGCGCAAGAACATCCCGACCGTGGAGCATCAGTCGGTGATGCAACACCACGAGCAGGCACCCATCAAGGTGAGATATACACGCGGTAACAACGGAATGGACGACGAAAAGGTCCAGCGCAACCGCGATCTCGACCCGCAACTAATTTGGCGCGGCAAGGATCAACAGGACTGGTCAGATCTGGTCGTCAATGCGCCGCCGCTTTACATCCAAGAAAAGGTCAAGCCAAAGGTGCTGATCGACGATCTACGTCGCCAGACGGAGGGACGTCGCGAGGCTGCCGAGCCACAAGCTGGCACGCTGGACTTGTTCGGCGACTTCAATGGTTTGCCCGAGGGCGCGGATCGCACGGAGTTCTACCAGCACGAGGGTCATTGGCAGAATCGGATGATCTTGGGAGACAGTCTGCAGGTGATGGCGAGTCTGGCCGAGCGCGAGGGGTTGCGCGGCAAGGTGCAGTGCATCTATTTCGATCCGCCCTACGGGATCAAATTTAATAGCAATTTCCAGTGGTCAACCACGAGCCGCGATGTGAAAGATGGCAACGCTGGACACATCACCCGTGAACCGGAGCAGGTAAAGGCGTTCCGAGATACCTGGCGCGACGGCATACATTCGTATCTGACGTACTTGCGTGACCGAATGATAGTGGCCCGGGATTTACTGACAGAATCCGGCTCTATTTTCTTGCAGATCGGTGATGAGAATGTGCATCGGGTGCGTGTCTTGCTTGACGAAATATTTGGTGAAGACAATTTCATCTCGATGATCCAAGTGCAGAAAACCGGCAGCCAGTCATCAAGTCTTCTAGCGAATACTGTGGACTTTGTACTCTGGTACGCCCGCTCGAAAGAAAAAGTCAAATATCGGCAGCTTTACACACAGCGAACCGCGGGCCATGTTTCTTCAGACCGCTACGATCAAATCGAACTTGAAGACGGCGAAGAGCGTCGGTTGAAGCGTGATGAACTGGAGCGCAAAGTCGAAATTCCTCCGGGAAGGATTTTTCAACAAACAAGTCTGATTTCATCTGGTCAGGCCTCAAGTGAGCAGATTTTTGAGTTTCGGGACAAGCCATATCGTTCAGGCGCGTCGAACCACTGGAAAACTACAATCGCTGGTCTTGGGGTTCTAGCGAAAGCCGGGCGTGTTGTTGCAGGCGCTTCAACCCTACGCTACAAGCGCTATCTCAATGATTTCTCGGTCTTGCCTATTGCGGATCGTTGGGAGTCGCTACAGATCGGCACCGGCTTGATTTACGTCGTGCAAACAGCAACGTCCGTGGTCGAACGATGTTTGTTGATGGCTTCCGATCCCGGTGATCTTGTGCTCGACCCGACCTGCGGCTCCGGCACAACGGCATATGTCGCTGAACAATGGGGACGCCGCTGGATCACCGTCGACACCTCGCGAGTAGCATTGGCATTGGCAAGAGCCCGCATCATGGGCGCGCGGTACCCGTTCTACCTGTTGGCTGATTCTCCGGAGGGCCAGCGGAAGGAAGCCGTAATTATACGAGGCATACCTAGTTCGTCCTCCACCTACGGCAACATTGTGCACGGCTTCGTGTATGAGCGAGTGTCGCGCATTACTTTGAAGTCGATTGCTAACAACGCCGAGATCGAGGTCATATGGGACAAATTCCAGCAAGTGCTGGAACCATTGCGCGTAGCCTTAAACAAGGCGCTCGGCAAACAATGGCGGGAATGGGAAATCCCGCGCGAGATCGGTGCAAAATGGAGCGACGCGGCGAAGAAGCTACACCGCGACTGGTGGCAGCAACGTATTGCCCGGCAAAAGGAAATCGACGCGTCAATCGACGCCAAAGCCGATTCCGAGTTTCTCTATGACAAACCGTACGCGGACAAAAAGCGTGTACGCGTGGCCGGCCCATTCACCGTTGAGTCGCTGTCGCCGCACCGCGTGTTAGGTGTGGACGAGGAAGACAACCTGATTGACCATGTGGCCGAAACGCAAGCCGAATACGGCCAGGACTTCGTCAGTCTGATCCTGTCTAACCTGCGTTCTGCCGGTGTGCAGCAGGCACACAAATCCGACAAGATCGAATTCACCTCATTGAAGCCGTGGCCGGGAGAACTGGTCTGCGCCGAAGGCCACTACCTGGAAAATGGACAAGTGAAGCGTGCAGGCATCTTGGTAGGCCCAGAATTCGGCACCATTAGTCGAGCTGATCTCGTGGATGCTGCACGCGAAGCGGGTGATGCCAACTTTGACGTACTCATCGCGTGTGCCTTCAACTACGACGCACCCGCTAGCGAATTCAGCAAACTGGGCCGCATCAACGTACTCAAAGCGCGCATGAACGCCGACCTTCACATGGCTGAAGACTTAAAGAACACCGGCAAAGGCAATCTGTTTGTGATCTTCGGCGAGCCGGATGTGGACGTGCTGGACACGCAAGGACGCAGCATCCGCTCATACGATGGCAAGCGTGACGTTATCGAGGTGCCTGCTGACGGGCAACTGGTGGTGCGCATCAACGGAGTGGACGTATTTCACCCCAGTACTGGTGAAGTAAGAAGCGACGGTGCGGACGGTATCGCCTGCTGGTTCCTGGACACCGACTACAACGAGGAGTCCTTCTTCGTCCGCCATGCCTACTTCCTCGGCGCGAACGACCCATACAAGGCCCTGAAAACTACTCTCAAGGCTGAAATCGATCCCGACGCTTGGGCGACACTCAACTCCGACACATCGCGCCCTTTCCCGAAACCGAGCAATGGCCGGTTTGCGGTGAAGGTCATCAATCACCTCGGCGATGAGGTGATGAAGGTATTTAAGGTGAACTGA